From one Haloferax marinisediminis genomic stretch:
- a CDS encoding SLC13 family permease, with the protein MVAITPAILVVFAVILVALAFFATEPVPVDVTAIGIMVTLMLIQPISEAFVAAGLLGTPIILFESYPGDALSGFANTATLTVLAMFILSEGVQRTGVIQILGAKISAVTGESELKQLGATVGVVGPISGFINNTAAVAILLPMVTDLAERGRTSPSKLLLPLSYASMFGGMLTVIGTSTNILASDVYSRITGEAPFSMFEFTTLGALVMVVGVVYLLTIGRRLTPARIEPRLDLTEEFEMAEYLTEVVVRKDSPLVGQQVQRALVETDFDVDILQLIRGDSVFLEPLGPKEIQAGDVFTVRTDRNTLVELLDVEGLNLVGETVTEDELELADRGQNLVEVVIAPGSSLVGESLATASFRQRYDATVLALRRGGELIRRRMDNLPLRVGDTLLVQATVESIERLDTNRDFIVAQEIERHDYRESKIPVAVGIVAGVVLLAALGFIPIVVSALLGSLAMVATKCLRPTELYDAVQWDVIFLLAGVIPLGIAMENSGAAELLAEMVVMSGEFLPLLAVLGVFYFVTALLTNVISNNASVVLMIPVAIEAATTLGARPFSFVLAVMFAASTAFMTPVGYQTNLFVYGPGGYKFTDYMRVGGPLQLVLGVVTTVGVAYFFPLT; encoded by the coding sequence GTGGTAGCGATAACGCCGGCCATCCTCGTCGTCTTCGCCGTCATCCTCGTCGCGTTGGCGTTCTTCGCCACCGAACCGGTTCCGGTGGACGTGACAGCAATCGGCATCATGGTGACGTTGATGCTGATTCAACCCATCTCGGAGGCATTCGTCGCAGCGGGACTACTGGGCACCCCCATCATCCTCTTCGAGTCGTATCCCGGTGACGCGCTCTCCGGGTTCGCCAACACAGCGACGCTGACAGTCCTCGCGATGTTCATCTTGAGCGAAGGCGTTCAGCGAACCGGCGTCATCCAGATACTGGGGGCGAAGATTTCGGCGGTCACCGGCGAGAGCGAGTTGAAGCAACTGGGTGCGACCGTCGGTGTCGTCGGACCGATCTCCGGGTTCATCAACAACACCGCCGCCGTGGCTATCTTGCTGCCGATGGTGACCGACCTCGCAGAGCGCGGGCGGACCTCGCCGTCGAAACTCCTCTTGCCGCTCTCGTACGCGTCGATGTTCGGCGGCATGCTGACGGTTATCGGAACGTCGACCAACATCCTCGCCAGCGACGTCTACTCGCGCATCACCGGCGAAGCACCCTTCTCGATGTTCGAGTTCACCACCCTCGGCGCCCTCGTCATGGTGGTCGGAGTCGTCTACCTCCTCACTATCGGCCGCCGACTCACCCCGGCACGTATCGAACCGCGGCTCGACCTGACCGAGGAGTTCGAGATGGCCGAGTACCTCACCGAAGTGGTCGTCCGCAAGGACTCCCCACTCGTTGGACAACAGGTCCAGCGCGCCCTCGTCGAGACGGACTTCGACGTCGACATCCTGCAACTGATTCGTGGTGACAGCGTCTTCCTCGAACCGCTCGGGCCGAAGGAGATACAGGCTGGCGACGTCTTCACCGTCAGAACCGACCGCAACACGCTCGTCGAGCTTCTCGACGTCGAGGGCCTCAACCTCGTCGGGGAAACCGTCACCGAAGACGAACTCGAACTCGCCGACAGAGGGCAGAACCTCGTCGAAGTCGTCATCGCACCCGGGTCGTCGCTCGTCGGCGAGTCGCTCGCAACCGCGAGTTTCCGCCAGCGGTACGACGCCACAGTGCTCGCCCTCCGGCGTGGTGGCGAACTCATCCGTCGCCGGATGGACAACCTTCCACTCCGTGTCGGTGACACACTCCTCGTGCAAGCGACTGTCGAGAGTATCGAACGCCTCGACACCAACCGTGACTTCATCGTCGCCCAGGAAATCGAACGCCACGACTACCGCGAGTCCAAGATTCCCGTCGCTGTCGGCATCGTCGCGGGCGTCGTCCTCTTGGCGGCACTCGGGTTCATCCCCATCGTCGTCTCGGCGTTGCTCGGGTCGCTCGCGATGGTCGCGACGAAGTGTCTTCGACCGACCGAACTGTACGACGCCGTCCAGTGGGACGTCATCTTCCTCCTCGCGGGTGTCATCCCGCTCGGTATCGCGATGGAGAACTCGGGGGCCGCTGAACTCCTCGCCGAGATGGTCGTCATGAGTGGTGAGTTTCTCCCACTGCTCGCAGTCCTCGGCGTGTTCTACTTCGTGACGGCGCTGTTGACGAACGTCATCTCGAACAACGCGAGCGTCGTTCTCATGATTCCCGTCGCAATCGAGGCGGCGACGACACTCGGTGCGCGTCCGTTCTCGTTCGTCCTCGCAGTGATGTTCGCCGCGTCGACCGCGTTCATGACGCCGGTTGGCTACCAGACGAACCTGTTCGTCTACGGTCCGGGTGGCTACAAGTTCACGGACTACATGCGCGTCGGCGGCCCGCTCCAACTGGTTCTCGGGGTCGTGACGACCGTCGGTGTGGCGTACTTCTTCCCACTGACCTGA
- a CDS encoding competence/damage-inducible protein A: MQVAILTVGNELLAGDIENTNATWIAQRLTEGGATVTRIQTVPDDHEVIADVVAEWSTAFDAVIVTGGLGGTPDDITMKAVAAGVDRAFVVVDEAAEQVETTIAAILERRPDIDFDLDVAWYASMPEGAEVLPNGEGLAPGCRAGNVYVLPGIPDEMKPMFDSIADRFVGDRVSREFYADAPEGAVARELGLVAEQFGVEVGSYPNRGGPTRIKLSGFDPAVLDDAVTWVWENATVDLYESEAAVERARRSEQSG, from the coding sequence ATGCAGGTCGCCATCCTCACTGTGGGCAACGAACTCCTCGCGGGCGACATCGAGAACACGAACGCGACGTGGATAGCCCAGCGACTCACCGAGGGTGGCGCGACAGTAACGCGAATCCAGACAGTTCCAGACGACCACGAGGTAATCGCGGACGTGGTCGCGGAGTGGAGCACCGCGTTCGACGCAGTCATCGTCACCGGTGGCCTCGGCGGGACACCGGACGACATCACGATGAAAGCCGTCGCGGCCGGTGTCGACCGGGCGTTCGTCGTCGTCGACGAGGCGGCCGAACAGGTCGAAACGACCATCGCGGCCATCCTCGAACGGCGCCCCGATATCGACTTCGACCTCGATGTTGCGTGGTACGCCTCCATGCCCGAGGGCGCCGAGGTACTGCCGAACGGCGAGGGCCTCGCACCCGGCTGCCGGGCAGGGAACGTCTACGTCCTGCCGGGCATCCCCGACGAGATGAAGCCGATGTTCGACTCGATTGCCGACCGATTCGTCGGCGACCGCGTGTCCCGTGAGTTCTACGCCGACGCACCGGAGGGTGCGGTCGCTCGCGAACTCGGGCTGGTCGCCGAGCAGTTCGGGGTCGAAGTCGGCAGCTACCCGAATCGTGGGGGGCCAACACGAATCAAACTCTCTGGGTTCGACCCCGCCGTCCTCGACGACGCCGTGACGTGGGTGTGGGAAAACGCGACGGTCGACCTCTACGAGAGCGAAGCGGCAGTCGAGCGGGCACGAAGAAGCGAGCAGTCAGGGTAG
- a CDS encoding DEAD/DEAH box helicase, with product MSKQVTRVDTLFLHQTDDDYLVVVQRDGKRVLRGKLELKETNAGPRPLRFLVIRKGEETPRDPSQFVELARSASRIRISQQTSQHGREELKAMLDGYQLEALVVRTCRRCSANSRYSPITDDTAIKAEHEYVCRDCAVRELEQELSFAGGLTRAAQDRLEELLYETGDLTRITNLLQGELDPDLTKFDTISATTEDVDLVDTADLDIHPNLKSMLTDRFETLLPVQSLAVRNGVLDGKDQLVVSATATGKTLIGELAGIDRMLKSKGKMLFLVPLVALANQKHEDFKERYGHLGKVTIRVGASRINDDGNRFDPNADVIVGTYEGIDHALRTGKDLGDIGTVVIDEVHTLKEEERGHRLDGMISRLKYYCETRAKRRDNYDGAQWIYLSATVGNPKWLAQTLRANLVEYEDRPVPIERHVTFANGQEKPRIENRLVKRAFDTKSSKGYRGQTIIFTNSRRRCHEISRKLEYNAAPYHAGLDYKRRKRVERQFANQDLAAVVTTAALAAGVDFPASQVIFDTLAMGIEWLSVQEFSQMLGRAGRPDYHDKGTVYLLVEPDASYHNSMEMTEDEVAFKLLKGEMEEVRTVYDESAAVEETLANIVVAGKKAKSLNDRMLGEVPTTHSVGKLLEWEFIDGLEPTPLGLAITRQFLSPNEAFRILDGIRQGLSPYDIVADLELADEGR from the coding sequence GTGTCTAAACAGGTCACCCGCGTCGACACGCTCTTTCTCCACCAGACGGACGACGACTATCTCGTCGTCGTCCAGCGAGATGGAAAGCGGGTGCTCCGCGGTAAACTCGAACTCAAAGAGACGAACGCGGGCCCCCGTCCGTTGCGATTCCTCGTCATCCGAAAGGGCGAAGAAACGCCGCGAGACCCGAGTCAGTTCGTCGAGCTCGCCCGGTCGGCCTCTCGGATTCGTATCTCACAGCAGACCTCCCAGCACGGCCGCGAGGAACTCAAAGCGATGCTCGACGGCTACCAACTGGAGGCACTCGTCGTCCGGACCTGTCGCCGATGCTCGGCGAACAGCAGGTACTCCCCCATCACCGACGACACGGCCATCAAGGCCGAACACGAGTACGTTTGCCGCGACTGCGCCGTCCGCGAACTCGAACAGGAACTCTCGTTCGCCGGCGGCCTCACGAGAGCGGCCCAAGACCGCCTCGAAGAACTCCTCTACGAGACCGGGGACCTGACCCGTATTACGAACCTCCTGCAAGGAGAGTTAGACCCCGACCTGACGAAGTTCGACACTATCAGTGCGACGACCGAAGACGTCGACCTCGTCGACACTGCCGACCTCGATATCCATCCGAACCTGAAGTCGATGCTGACAGACCGGTTCGAGACGTTGCTCCCGGTGCAGAGTCTCGCCGTCCGAAACGGCGTCCTCGACGGGAAAGACCAACTGGTCGTGAGCGCCACCGCGACGGGGAAGACGCTCATCGGTGAACTCGCCGGCATCGACCGCATGCTGAAGAGCAAGGGGAAGATGCTCTTTCTCGTTCCGCTCGTCGCACTCGCGAACCAGAAACACGAGGACTTCAAAGAGCGATACGGCCACCTCGGGAAGGTCACCATCCGCGTCGGCGCGAGTCGAATCAACGACGACGGCAACCGCTTCGACCCGAACGCGGACGTCATCGTCGGCACCTACGAGGGCATCGACCACGCCCTCCGGACAGGCAAAGACCTCGGGGACATCGGTACCGTGGTTATCGACGAGGTTCACACGCTGAAAGAAGAAGAGCGTGGCCACCGCCTCGACGGGATGATTTCGCGCCTGAAGTACTACTGCGAGACGCGAGCCAAACGCCGCGACAACTACGACGGCGCACAGTGGATTTACCTCTCAGCGACCGTCGGCAACCCGAAGTGGTTGGCCCAAACCCTCCGTGCCAACCTCGTCGAGTACGAAGACCGACCGGTTCCAATCGAGCGACACGTCACTTTCGCGAACGGCCAAGAGAAACCGCGCATCGAGAACCGTCTCGTCAAACGGGCGTTCGACACGAAATCCTCGAAGGGGTACCGCGGCCAGACGATTATCTTCACCAACTCGCGGCGTCGGTGTCACGAAATTTCGCGAAAGCTCGAGTACAACGCCGCGCCGTACCACGCCGGATTGGACTACAAGCGTCGAAAGCGAGTCGAACGCCAGTTCGCTAATCAGGACCTCGCGGCCGTCGTGACCACCGCGGCACTCGCGGCCGGGGTCGACTTCCCGGCGTCGCAGGTCATCTTCGACACGCTGGCGATGGGTATCGAATGGCTCTCTGTTCAGGAGTTCAGCCAGATGCTCGGGCGCGCCGGCCGGCCGGACTATCACGACAAAGGGACCGTCTACCTGCTGGTCGAACCGGACGCCTCGTACCACAACTCGATGGAGATGACCGAAGACGAAGTCGCGTTCAAACTCCTGAAAGGCGAGATGGAAGAGGTCAGGACCGTCTACGACGAGTCGGCCGCCGTCGAAGAGACGCTGGCGAACATCGTCGTCGCCGGGAAGAAGGCGAAGTCGCTCAACGACCGGATGCTCGGCGAGGTGCCGACGACCCACTCGGTCGGAAAGCTTCTCGAATGGGAGTTCATCGATGGGCTCGAACCGACACCGCTCGGTCTCGCGATCACCCGGCAGTTCCTCTCGCCGAACGAGGCGTTCCGCATCCTCGACGGAATCCGTCAGGGCCTCTCGCCGTACGACATCGTCGCCGACCTCGAACTCGCCGACGAAGGACGATAG
- a CDS encoding DUF7563 family protein: protein MLLSLEAQPRECEYCGSHVTHNFCRVYGDSEDRVHRCRECDTAVRIQRGSAAGRDVPTPDPQESPGRHGGQPERWSK, encoded by the coding sequence ATGCTCCTCTCCCTCGAGGCCCAGCCTCGTGAGTGTGAGTATTGCGGGTCGCACGTCACCCACAACTTCTGTCGCGTCTACGGCGATTCTGAGGACCGCGTACACCGATGCCGAGAGTGCGACACCGCCGTTCGGATTCAGCGAGGGTCTGCAGCCGGCCGTGACGTTCCAACGCCGGACCCGCAAGAGTCACCCGGTCGTCACGGTGGGCAGCCAGAGAGGTGGTCGAAGTGA
- a CDS encoding cupin domain-containing protein yields MSDSQPKAVVKRGDEIDYEAVGAAEGMSKGILVSDADGAPNFAIRRFVLDAGASVPKHTNEVEHEQHVLSGRYVVGIDGEEYEVEAGDSIFIPAGVVHWYRNESDEEGSFLCAVPNGDDEIELVDDE; encoded by the coding sequence ATGAGCGATTCCCAGCCAAAAGCAGTCGTGAAGCGCGGCGACGAAATCGACTACGAGGCAGTGGGTGCCGCCGAGGGCATGTCGAAGGGCATCCTCGTCTCCGACGCCGACGGCGCACCGAACTTCGCGATTCGCCGGTTCGTCCTCGACGCGGGTGCCTCCGTGCCGAAGCACACCAACGAGGTCGAACACGAGCAACACGTCCTCTCGGGGCGGTACGTCGTCGGTATCGACGGCGAAGAGTACGAAGTCGAAGCCGGTGACTCGATTTTCATCCCCGCTGGCGTCGTCCACTGGTACCGAAACGAGTCCGACGAGGAAGGCTCGTTCCTGTGTGCCGTCCCGAACGGTGACGACGAAATCGAACTCGTCGACGACGAGTAA
- a CDS encoding CBS domain-containing protein yields MRGIRIGSAFGIPIRLDLTFLLILPLFAWLIGSDVGNLSLLINDLFGASIDGAALSDGSLQWILGSAAAIGLFGGVLLHEFGHSLVAMRYGYEIESITLWLFGGVARFKEIPEDWKQEFTIAVAGPLVSVAIGIVAYAGFIATPESLAPLKFVTGYLALMNISLAVFNMLPGFPMDGGRVLRALLARNRPHAKATQMAAEVGKVFAFLLGIFGLFFNLFLVALAFFIYMGASGEAQQTVLKATFQDVVVNDIMTTRENLDVVDEKTSVAELLERMFVERHTGYPVLRAGDLVGMVTLDDARSVREVERDAYRVEDIMSDELATIDPDADAMDAIALMQEHSVGRLPVVDEQGNLVGLVSRSDLVTAFNIIRSRGSLDAMPRSEGGLPQLR; encoded by the coding sequence ATGCGAGGAATCCGCATCGGTAGCGCCTTCGGCATCCCGATTAGGTTGGACCTCACGTTCCTGCTCATCCTCCCGCTTTTCGCGTGGCTCATCGGGTCTGACGTCGGCAATCTCTCCCTTCTCATCAACGACCTCTTCGGCGCCTCCATCGACGGGGCCGCCCTCTCTGATGGCTCTCTCCAGTGGATTCTCGGGAGTGCGGCCGCCATTGGCCTGTTCGGTGGCGTCCTCCTCCACGAGTTCGGCCACTCGCTCGTCGCCATGCGATACGGCTACGAGATCGAGTCTATCACGCTGTGGCTCTTCGGCGGTGTCGCCCGCTTCAAGGAGATTCCAGAAGACTGGAAACAGGAGTTCACCATCGCCGTCGCCGGACCGCTCGTCTCTGTCGCCATCGGCATCGTTGCGTACGCCGGGTTTATTGCAACCCCGGAGTCCCTGGCTCCCTTGAAGTTCGTCACCGGCTATCTCGCGTTGATGAACATCTCGCTCGCGGTGTTCAACATGCTCCCCGGGTTCCCGATGGACGGTGGCCGCGTCCTCCGTGCACTTCTCGCACGGAACCGCCCACACGCAAAGGCGACGCAGATGGCCGCGGAAGTCGGGAAAGTGTTCGCCTTCCTGCTCGGCATCTTCGGGCTGTTCTTCAACCTCTTCCTGGTCGCGCTCGCCTTCTTCATCTACATGGGCGCGTCCGGTGAGGCCCAACAGACCGTGCTCAAAGCGACGTTCCAGGACGTCGTCGTCAACGACATCATGACCACCCGTGAGAACCTCGACGTCGTCGACGAGAAGACGAGCGTCGCGGAACTCCTCGAACGGATGTTCGTCGAACGACACACCGGCTACCCCGTCCTCCGCGCCGGTGACCTCGTCGGCATGGTCACACTCGACGACGCCCGTAGCGTCAGGGAAGTCGAACGCGACGCTTACCGCGTCGAAGACATCATGAGCGACGAACTCGCGACCATCGACCCCGACGCAGACGCGATGGACGCCATCGCCCTCATGCAGGAACACAGCGTCGGCCGACTGCCGGTCGTCGACGAACAGGGGAACCTCGTCGGTCTGGTCTCGCGGTCGGACCTCGTGACTGCCTTCAATATCATCCGCAGTCGTGGCTCACTCGACGCGATGCCACGCAGCGAAGGTGGCCTGCCGCAACTTCGCTGA